The following proteins are co-located in the Gavia stellata isolate bGavSte3 chromosome 18, bGavSte3.hap2, whole genome shotgun sequence genome:
- the RHOT2 gene encoding mitochondrial Rho GTPase 2 isoform X3, which produces MKRDVRILLLGEAQVGKTSLIMALVGEEFPEEVPPRAEEITIPADVTPEKVPTHIVDYSESEQTEDELQEEIAKANVVCVVYDVTKEATIEKVTSPWIPMVNGGVEKGSRIPIILVGNKSDLQVGSSMDVILPIMNQFSEIETCVECSAKNLKNISELFYYAQKAVLHPTAPLYDPEEKQLKPACARALTRIFNLSDQDNNQILSDDELNYFQKSCFGNPLAPQALEDVKMVVWKNTTDGVQDNGLTLNGFLFLNTLFIQRGRHETTWTILRRFGYDDELELTDDYLYPQFRLPPGCSTELNHLGYQFLQRLFEKHDKDQDGALSPTELQNFFSVFPCVPWGPELYNTVCTTDKGLLSLHGFLCQWTLVAYLDVRHCLECLGYLGYPILSEQDSQTQALTVTREKRIDLEKGQTQRNVFLCKVLGARGAGKSAFLQAFLGRSLAAQKENPGEPSLYTINTVQVNGQEKYLILYEVSADTKFGKPSDAACDVACFIYDLSDPRSFSYCATIYKQHYMDSQIPCVFVASKTDLPEASQQPGLSPAEFCYKHCLPPPFLFSCHGQGPPGTTVYTKLATAATFPHLNAVELGAASFWLRVALGAAVTALVGFTLYRVLAKNK; this is translated from the exons ATGAAGCGGGACGTGCGCATCCTCCTGCTGGGGGAGG CCCAGGTGGGGAAGACATCTCTGATCATGGCTCTGGTGGGTGAGGAGTTCCCTGAAGAG GTGCCTCCTCGCGCAGAGGAGATCACGATCCCAGCTGATGTCACCCCCGAGAAGGTCCCCACGCACATAGTAGATTACTCAG AGTCGGAGCAGACTGAGGatgagctgcaggaggagatcGCTAag GCCAACGTGGTCTGCGTGGTGTACGATGTCACCAAGGAGGCCACGATTGAGAAGGTAACGAGTCCC TGGATCCCCATGGTGAACGGGGGAGTTGAAAAGGGCTCCAG GATCCCCATTATTTTAGTGGGAAACAAGTCTGACCTGCAGGTGGGAAGCTCCATGGATGTCATCCTGCCCATCATGAACCAGTTCTCAGAGATTGAGACCTGCGTGGAG TGCTCTGCCAAGAATCTCAAGAACATCTCTGAGCTTTTCTACTATGCCCAGAAAGCGGTGCTGCACCCCACTGCCCCCCTCTACGACCCAGAGGAGAAGCAG CTGAAACCTGCGTGTGCACGAGCGCTGACCCGGATTTTCAACCTCTCGGACCAGGATAACAACCAGATCCTTAGTGATGATGAACTCAACTACTTCCAG AAGTCCTGCTTTGGAAACCCACTGGCTCCCCAGGCCCTGGAGGACGTGAAGATGGTTGTGTGGAAGAACACCACAGACGGGGTGCAGGACAACGGCCTGACGTTGAACG GCTTCCTCTTCCTCAACACGCTCTTCATCCAGAGGGGCCGGCACGAGACCACCTGGACCATCCTTCGCCGCTTCGGGTACGACGACGAGCTGGAGCTGACGGATGACTATCTTTACCCACA GTTCCGCCTGCCTCCCGGCTGCTCCACGGAGCTCAACCACTTGGGCTACCAGTTCCTGCAGCGGCTGTTTGAGAAGCACGACAAG GACCAGGACGGAGCCCTCTCACCCACAGAGCTGCAGAACTTCTTCAGCGTCTTCCCCTGCGTGCCCTGGGGCCCTGAGCTCTACAACACGGTATGCACCACTGATAAAGGCCTGCTTTCCCTGCATGGATTCCTCTGCCAGTGGAC GCTCGTGGCTTACCTGGATGTGCGGCACTGCCTGGAGTGCCTGGGCTACCTGGGCTACCCCATCCTCTCGGAGCAGGACTCCCAGACACAAGCCCTCACGG TGACCCGGGAGAAGAGGATCGACCTGGAGAAAGGCCAGACCCAGAGAAACGTCTTCCTCTGCAAGGTGCTGGGAGCCAGGGGCGCAGGCAAGTCCGCCTTCCTGCAGGCCTTCCTCGGCAGGAGCCTCGCG GCCCAGAAGGAGAACCCAGGAGAGCCATCCCTCTACACGATCAACACGGTGCAGGTCAACGGCCAGGAGAAGTACCTTATA ctgtaTGAGGTCAGCGCCGACACGAAGTTCGGTAAGCCGTCGGACGCAGCCTGCGATGTCGCCTGCTTCATCTATGACCTGAGCGACCCCAGATCCTTCAGCTACTGTGCCACTATTTATAAG CAACACTACATGGACAGCCAGATCCCCTGCGTCTTCGTGgcctccaagacagacctgccagAAGCGAGTCAGCAGCCCGGGCTCTCCCCTGCCGAGTTCTGCTACAAGCACTGCCTCCCGCcacccttcctcttctcctgccaCGGCCAAGGCCCACCCGGCACCACCGTCTACACCAAGCTGGCCACCGCCGCCACCTTCCC CCACTTGAACGCCGTGGAGTTGGGAGCCGCATCCTTCTGGCTCCGGGTGGCTCTGGGGGCTGCGGTGACTGCTCTGGTAGGGTTCACGCTGTACCGCGTGCTAGCCAAGAACAAATGA
- the RHOT2 gene encoding mitochondrial Rho GTPase 2 isoform X2: protein MKRDVRILLLGEAQVGKTSLIMALVGEEFPEEVPPRAEEITIPADVTPEKVPTHIVDYSESEQTEDELQEEIAKANVVCVVYDVTKEATIEKIRTKWIPMVNGGVEKGSRIPIILVGNKSDLQVGSSMDVILPIMNQFSEIETCVECSAKNLKNISELFYYAQKAVLHPTAPLYDPEEKQLKPACARALTRIFNLSDQDNNQILSDDELNYFQKSCFGNPLAPQALEDVKMVVWKNTTDGVQDNGLTLNGFLFLNTLFIQRGRHETTWTILRRFGYDDELELTDDYLYPQFRLPPGCSTELNHLGYQFLQRLFEKHDKDQDGALSPTELQNFFSVFPCVPWGPELYNTVCTTDKGLLSLHGFLCQWTLVAYLDVRHCLECLGYLGYPILSEQDSQTQALTVTREKRIDLEKGQTQRNVFLCKVLGARGAGKSAFLQAFLGRSLAWQAQKENPGEPSLYTINTVQVNGQEKYLILYEVSADTKFGKPSDAACDVACFIYDLSDPRSFSYCATIYKQHYMDSQIPCVFVASKTDLPEASQQPGLSPAEFCYKHCLPPPFLFSCHGQGPPGTTVYTKLATAATFPHLNAVELGAASFWLRVALGAAVTALVGFTLYRVLAKNK from the exons ATGAAGCGGGACGTGCGCATCCTCCTGCTGGGGGAGG CCCAGGTGGGGAAGACATCTCTGATCATGGCTCTGGTGGGTGAGGAGTTCCCTGAAGAG GTGCCTCCTCGCGCAGAGGAGATCACGATCCCAGCTGATGTCACCCCCGAGAAGGTCCCCACGCACATAGTAGATTACTCAG AGTCGGAGCAGACTGAGGatgagctgcaggaggagatcGCTAag GCCAACGTGGTCTGCGTGGTGTACGATGTCACCAAGGAGGCCACGATTGAGAAG ATTCGCACAAAGTGGATCCCCATGGTGAACGGGGGAGTTGAAAAGGGCTCCAG GATCCCCATTATTTTAGTGGGAAACAAGTCTGACCTGCAGGTGGGAAGCTCCATGGATGTCATCCTGCCCATCATGAACCAGTTCTCAGAGATTGAGACCTGCGTGGAG TGCTCTGCCAAGAATCTCAAGAACATCTCTGAGCTTTTCTACTATGCCCAGAAAGCGGTGCTGCACCCCACTGCCCCCCTCTACGACCCAGAGGAGAAGCAG CTGAAACCTGCGTGTGCACGAGCGCTGACCCGGATTTTCAACCTCTCGGACCAGGATAACAACCAGATCCTTAGTGATGATGAACTCAACTACTTCCAG AAGTCCTGCTTTGGAAACCCACTGGCTCCCCAGGCCCTGGAGGACGTGAAGATGGTTGTGTGGAAGAACACCACAGACGGGGTGCAGGACAACGGCCTGACGTTGAACG GCTTCCTCTTCCTCAACACGCTCTTCATCCAGAGGGGCCGGCACGAGACCACCTGGACCATCCTTCGCCGCTTCGGGTACGACGACGAGCTGGAGCTGACGGATGACTATCTTTACCCACA GTTCCGCCTGCCTCCCGGCTGCTCCACGGAGCTCAACCACTTGGGCTACCAGTTCCTGCAGCGGCTGTTTGAGAAGCACGACAAG GACCAGGACGGAGCCCTCTCACCCACAGAGCTGCAGAACTTCTTCAGCGTCTTCCCCTGCGTGCCCTGGGGCCCTGAGCTCTACAACACGGTATGCACCACTGATAAAGGCCTGCTTTCCCTGCATGGATTCCTCTGCCAGTGGAC GCTCGTGGCTTACCTGGATGTGCGGCACTGCCTGGAGTGCCTGGGCTACCTGGGCTACCCCATCCTCTCGGAGCAGGACTCCCAGACACAAGCCCTCACGG TGACCCGGGAGAAGAGGATCGACCTGGAGAAAGGCCAGACCCAGAGAAACGTCTTCCTCTGCAAGGTGCTGGGAGCCAGGGGCGCAGGCAAGTCCGCCTTCCTGCAGGCCTTCCTCGGCAGGAGCCTCGCG TGGCAGGCCCAGAAGGAGAACCCAGGAGAGCCATCCCTCTACACGATCAACACGGTGCAGGTCAACGGCCAGGAGAAGTACCTTATA ctgtaTGAGGTCAGCGCCGACACGAAGTTCGGTAAGCCGTCGGACGCAGCCTGCGATGTCGCCTGCTTCATCTATGACCTGAGCGACCCCAGATCCTTCAGCTACTGTGCCACTATTTATAAG CAACACTACATGGACAGCCAGATCCCCTGCGTCTTCGTGgcctccaagacagacctgccagAAGCGAGTCAGCAGCCCGGGCTCTCCCCTGCCGAGTTCTGCTACAAGCACTGCCTCCCGCcacccttcctcttctcctgccaCGGCCAAGGCCCACCCGGCACCACCGTCTACACCAAGCTGGCCACCGCCGCCACCTTCCC CCACTTGAACGCCGTGGAGTTGGGAGCCGCATCCTTCTGGCTCCGGGTGGCTCTGGGGGCTGCGGTGACTGCTCTGGTAGGGTTCACGCTGTACCGCGTGCTAGCCAAGAACAAATGA
- the RHOT2 gene encoding mitochondrial Rho GTPase 2 isoform X1 — translation MKRDVRILLLGEAQVGKTSLIMALVGEEFPEEVPPRAEEITIPADVTPEKVPTHIVDYSESEQTEDELQEEIAKANVVCVVYDVTKEATIEKIRTKWIPMVNGGVEKGSRIPIILVGNKSDLQVGSSMDVILPIMNQFSEIETCVECSAKNLKNISELFYYAQKAVLHPTAPLYDPEEKQLKPACARALTRIFNLSDQDNNQILSDDELNYFQKSCFGNPLAPQALEDVKMVVWKNTTDGVQDNGLTLNGFLFLNTLFIQRGRHETTWTILRRFGYDDELELTDDYLYPQFRLPPGCSTELNHLGYQFLQRLFEKHDKDQDGALSPTELQNFFSVFPCVPWGPELYNTVCTTDKGLLSLHGFLCQWTLVAYLDVRHCLECLGYLGYPILSEQDSQTQALTVTREKRIDLEKGQTQRNVFLCKVLGARGAGKSAFLQAFLGRSLAAQKENPGEPSLYTINTVQVNGQEKYLILYEVSADTKFGKPSDAACDVACFIYDLSDPRSFSYCATIYKQHYMDSQIPCVFVASKTDLPEASQQPGLSPAEFCYKHCLPPPFLFSCHGQGPPGTTVYTKLATAATFPHLNAVELGAASFWLRVALGAAVTALVGFTLYRVLAKNK, via the exons ATGAAGCGGGACGTGCGCATCCTCCTGCTGGGGGAGG CCCAGGTGGGGAAGACATCTCTGATCATGGCTCTGGTGGGTGAGGAGTTCCCTGAAGAG GTGCCTCCTCGCGCAGAGGAGATCACGATCCCAGCTGATGTCACCCCCGAGAAGGTCCCCACGCACATAGTAGATTACTCAG AGTCGGAGCAGACTGAGGatgagctgcaggaggagatcGCTAag GCCAACGTGGTCTGCGTGGTGTACGATGTCACCAAGGAGGCCACGATTGAGAAG ATTCGCACAAAGTGGATCCCCATGGTGAACGGGGGAGTTGAAAAGGGCTCCAG GATCCCCATTATTTTAGTGGGAAACAAGTCTGACCTGCAGGTGGGAAGCTCCATGGATGTCATCCTGCCCATCATGAACCAGTTCTCAGAGATTGAGACCTGCGTGGAG TGCTCTGCCAAGAATCTCAAGAACATCTCTGAGCTTTTCTACTATGCCCAGAAAGCGGTGCTGCACCCCACTGCCCCCCTCTACGACCCAGAGGAGAAGCAG CTGAAACCTGCGTGTGCACGAGCGCTGACCCGGATTTTCAACCTCTCGGACCAGGATAACAACCAGATCCTTAGTGATGATGAACTCAACTACTTCCAG AAGTCCTGCTTTGGAAACCCACTGGCTCCCCAGGCCCTGGAGGACGTGAAGATGGTTGTGTGGAAGAACACCACAGACGGGGTGCAGGACAACGGCCTGACGTTGAACG GCTTCCTCTTCCTCAACACGCTCTTCATCCAGAGGGGCCGGCACGAGACCACCTGGACCATCCTTCGCCGCTTCGGGTACGACGACGAGCTGGAGCTGACGGATGACTATCTTTACCCACA GTTCCGCCTGCCTCCCGGCTGCTCCACGGAGCTCAACCACTTGGGCTACCAGTTCCTGCAGCGGCTGTTTGAGAAGCACGACAAG GACCAGGACGGAGCCCTCTCACCCACAGAGCTGCAGAACTTCTTCAGCGTCTTCCCCTGCGTGCCCTGGGGCCCTGAGCTCTACAACACGGTATGCACCACTGATAAAGGCCTGCTTTCCCTGCATGGATTCCTCTGCCAGTGGAC GCTCGTGGCTTACCTGGATGTGCGGCACTGCCTGGAGTGCCTGGGCTACCTGGGCTACCCCATCCTCTCGGAGCAGGACTCCCAGACACAAGCCCTCACGG TGACCCGGGAGAAGAGGATCGACCTGGAGAAAGGCCAGACCCAGAGAAACGTCTTCCTCTGCAAGGTGCTGGGAGCCAGGGGCGCAGGCAAGTCCGCCTTCCTGCAGGCCTTCCTCGGCAGGAGCCTCGCG GCCCAGAAGGAGAACCCAGGAGAGCCATCCCTCTACACGATCAACACGGTGCAGGTCAACGGCCAGGAGAAGTACCTTATA ctgtaTGAGGTCAGCGCCGACACGAAGTTCGGTAAGCCGTCGGACGCAGCCTGCGATGTCGCCTGCTTCATCTATGACCTGAGCGACCCCAGATCCTTCAGCTACTGTGCCACTATTTATAAG CAACACTACATGGACAGCCAGATCCCCTGCGTCTTCGTGgcctccaagacagacctgccagAAGCGAGTCAGCAGCCCGGGCTCTCCCCTGCCGAGTTCTGCTACAAGCACTGCCTCCCGCcacccttcctcttctcctgccaCGGCCAAGGCCCACCCGGCACCACCGTCTACACCAAGCTGGCCACCGCCGCCACCTTCCC CCACTTGAACGCCGTGGAGTTGGGAGCCGCATCCTTCTGGCTCCGGGTGGCTCTGGGGGCTGCGGTGACTGCTCTGGTAGGGTTCACGCTGTACCGCGTGCTAGCCAAGAACAAATGA
- the RHOT2 gene encoding mitochondrial Rho GTPase 2 isoform X4 — MKRDVRILLLGEAQVGKTSLIMALVGEEFPEEVPPRAEEITIPADVTPEKVPTHIVDYSESEQTEDELQEEIAKIRTKWIPMVNGGVEKGSRIPIILVGNKSDLQVGSSMDVILPIMNQFSEIETCVECSAKNLKNISELFYYAQKAVLHPTAPLYDPEEKQLKPACARALTRIFNLSDQDNNQILSDDELNYFQKSCFGNPLAPQALEDVKMVVWKNTTDGVQDNGLTLNGFLFLNTLFIQRGRHETTWTILRRFGYDDELELTDDYLYPQFRLPPGCSTELNHLGYQFLQRLFEKHDKDQDGALSPTELQNFFSVFPCVPWGPELYNTVCTTDKGLLSLHGFLCQWTLVAYLDVRHCLECLGYLGYPILSEQDSQTQALTVTREKRIDLEKGQTQRNVFLCKVLGARGAGKSAFLQAFLGRSLAWQAQKENPGEPSLYTINTVQVNGQEKYLILYEVSADTKFGKPSDAACDVACFIYDLSDPRSFSYCATIYKQHYMDSQIPCVFVASKTDLPEASQQPGLSPAEFCYKHCLPPPFLFSCHGQGPPGTTVYTKLATAATFPHLNAVELGAASFWLRVALGAAVTALVGFTLYRVLAKNK, encoded by the exons ATGAAGCGGGACGTGCGCATCCTCCTGCTGGGGGAGG CCCAGGTGGGGAAGACATCTCTGATCATGGCTCTGGTGGGTGAGGAGTTCCCTGAAGAG GTGCCTCCTCGCGCAGAGGAGATCACGATCCCAGCTGATGTCACCCCCGAGAAGGTCCCCACGCACATAGTAGATTACTCAG AGTCGGAGCAGACTGAGGatgagctgcaggaggagatcGCTAag ATTCGCACAAAGTGGATCCCCATGGTGAACGGGGGAGTTGAAAAGGGCTCCAG GATCCCCATTATTTTAGTGGGAAACAAGTCTGACCTGCAGGTGGGAAGCTCCATGGATGTCATCCTGCCCATCATGAACCAGTTCTCAGAGATTGAGACCTGCGTGGAG TGCTCTGCCAAGAATCTCAAGAACATCTCTGAGCTTTTCTACTATGCCCAGAAAGCGGTGCTGCACCCCACTGCCCCCCTCTACGACCCAGAGGAGAAGCAG CTGAAACCTGCGTGTGCACGAGCGCTGACCCGGATTTTCAACCTCTCGGACCAGGATAACAACCAGATCCTTAGTGATGATGAACTCAACTACTTCCAG AAGTCCTGCTTTGGAAACCCACTGGCTCCCCAGGCCCTGGAGGACGTGAAGATGGTTGTGTGGAAGAACACCACAGACGGGGTGCAGGACAACGGCCTGACGTTGAACG GCTTCCTCTTCCTCAACACGCTCTTCATCCAGAGGGGCCGGCACGAGACCACCTGGACCATCCTTCGCCGCTTCGGGTACGACGACGAGCTGGAGCTGACGGATGACTATCTTTACCCACA GTTCCGCCTGCCTCCCGGCTGCTCCACGGAGCTCAACCACTTGGGCTACCAGTTCCTGCAGCGGCTGTTTGAGAAGCACGACAAG GACCAGGACGGAGCCCTCTCACCCACAGAGCTGCAGAACTTCTTCAGCGTCTTCCCCTGCGTGCCCTGGGGCCCTGAGCTCTACAACACGGTATGCACCACTGATAAAGGCCTGCTTTCCCTGCATGGATTCCTCTGCCAGTGGAC GCTCGTGGCTTACCTGGATGTGCGGCACTGCCTGGAGTGCCTGGGCTACCTGGGCTACCCCATCCTCTCGGAGCAGGACTCCCAGACACAAGCCCTCACGG TGACCCGGGAGAAGAGGATCGACCTGGAGAAAGGCCAGACCCAGAGAAACGTCTTCCTCTGCAAGGTGCTGGGAGCCAGGGGCGCAGGCAAGTCCGCCTTCCTGCAGGCCTTCCTCGGCAGGAGCCTCGCG TGGCAGGCCCAGAAGGAGAACCCAGGAGAGCCATCCCTCTACACGATCAACACGGTGCAGGTCAACGGCCAGGAGAAGTACCTTATA ctgtaTGAGGTCAGCGCCGACACGAAGTTCGGTAAGCCGTCGGACGCAGCCTGCGATGTCGCCTGCTTCATCTATGACCTGAGCGACCCCAGATCCTTCAGCTACTGTGCCACTATTTATAAG CAACACTACATGGACAGCCAGATCCCCTGCGTCTTCGTGgcctccaagacagacctgccagAAGCGAGTCAGCAGCCCGGGCTCTCCCCTGCCGAGTTCTGCTACAAGCACTGCCTCCCGCcacccttcctcttctcctgccaCGGCCAAGGCCCACCCGGCACCACCGTCTACACCAAGCTGGCCACCGCCGCCACCTTCCC CCACTTGAACGCCGTGGAGTTGGGAGCCGCATCCTTCTGGCTCCGGGTGGCTCTGGGGGCTGCGGTGACTGCTCTGGTAGGGTTCACGCTGTACCGCGTGCTAGCCAAGAACAAATGA
- the RHOT2 gene encoding mitochondrial Rho GTPase 2 isoform X5, protein MKRDVRILLLGEAQVGKTSLIMALVGEEFPEEVPPRAEEITIPADVTPEKVPTHIVDYSESEQTEDELQEEIAKANVVCVVYDVTKEATIEKIRTKWIPMVNGGVEKGSRIPIILVGNKSDLQVGSSMDVILPIMNQFSEIETCVECSAKNLKNISELFYYAQKAVLHPTAPLYDPEEKQKSCFGNPLAPQALEDVKMVVWKNTTDGVQDNGLTLNGFLFLNTLFIQRGRHETTWTILRRFGYDDELELTDDYLYPQFRLPPGCSTELNHLGYQFLQRLFEKHDKDQDGALSPTELQNFFSVFPCVPWGPELYNTVCTTDKGLLSLHGFLCQWTLVAYLDVRHCLECLGYLGYPILSEQDSQTQALTVTREKRIDLEKGQTQRNVFLCKVLGARGAGKSAFLQAFLGRSLAWQAQKENPGEPSLYTINTVQVNGQEKYLILYEVSADTKFGKPSDAACDVACFIYDLSDPRSFSYCATIYKQHYMDSQIPCVFVASKTDLPEASQQPGLSPAEFCYKHCLPPPFLFSCHGQGPPGTTVYTKLATAATFPHLNAVELGAASFWLRVALGAAVTALVGFTLYRVLAKNK, encoded by the exons ATGAAGCGGGACGTGCGCATCCTCCTGCTGGGGGAGG CCCAGGTGGGGAAGACATCTCTGATCATGGCTCTGGTGGGTGAGGAGTTCCCTGAAGAG GTGCCTCCTCGCGCAGAGGAGATCACGATCCCAGCTGATGTCACCCCCGAGAAGGTCCCCACGCACATAGTAGATTACTCAG AGTCGGAGCAGACTGAGGatgagctgcaggaggagatcGCTAag GCCAACGTGGTCTGCGTGGTGTACGATGTCACCAAGGAGGCCACGATTGAGAAG ATTCGCACAAAGTGGATCCCCATGGTGAACGGGGGAGTTGAAAAGGGCTCCAG GATCCCCATTATTTTAGTGGGAAACAAGTCTGACCTGCAGGTGGGAAGCTCCATGGATGTCATCCTGCCCATCATGAACCAGTTCTCAGAGATTGAGACCTGCGTGGAG TGCTCTGCCAAGAATCTCAAGAACATCTCTGAGCTTTTCTACTATGCCCAGAAAGCGGTGCTGCACCCCACTGCCCCCCTCTACGACCCAGAGGAGAAGCAG AAGTCCTGCTTTGGAAACCCACTGGCTCCCCAGGCCCTGGAGGACGTGAAGATGGTTGTGTGGAAGAACACCACAGACGGGGTGCAGGACAACGGCCTGACGTTGAACG GCTTCCTCTTCCTCAACACGCTCTTCATCCAGAGGGGCCGGCACGAGACCACCTGGACCATCCTTCGCCGCTTCGGGTACGACGACGAGCTGGAGCTGACGGATGACTATCTTTACCCACA GTTCCGCCTGCCTCCCGGCTGCTCCACGGAGCTCAACCACTTGGGCTACCAGTTCCTGCAGCGGCTGTTTGAGAAGCACGACAAG GACCAGGACGGAGCCCTCTCACCCACAGAGCTGCAGAACTTCTTCAGCGTCTTCCCCTGCGTGCCCTGGGGCCCTGAGCTCTACAACACGGTATGCACCACTGATAAAGGCCTGCTTTCCCTGCATGGATTCCTCTGCCAGTGGAC GCTCGTGGCTTACCTGGATGTGCGGCACTGCCTGGAGTGCCTGGGCTACCTGGGCTACCCCATCCTCTCGGAGCAGGACTCCCAGACACAAGCCCTCACGG TGACCCGGGAGAAGAGGATCGACCTGGAGAAAGGCCAGACCCAGAGAAACGTCTTCCTCTGCAAGGTGCTGGGAGCCAGGGGCGCAGGCAAGTCCGCCTTCCTGCAGGCCTTCCTCGGCAGGAGCCTCGCG TGGCAGGCCCAGAAGGAGAACCCAGGAGAGCCATCCCTCTACACGATCAACACGGTGCAGGTCAACGGCCAGGAGAAGTACCTTATA ctgtaTGAGGTCAGCGCCGACACGAAGTTCGGTAAGCCGTCGGACGCAGCCTGCGATGTCGCCTGCTTCATCTATGACCTGAGCGACCCCAGATCCTTCAGCTACTGTGCCACTATTTATAAG CAACACTACATGGACAGCCAGATCCCCTGCGTCTTCGTGgcctccaagacagacctgccagAAGCGAGTCAGCAGCCCGGGCTCTCCCCTGCCGAGTTCTGCTACAAGCACTGCCTCCCGCcacccttcctcttctcctgccaCGGCCAAGGCCCACCCGGCACCACCGTCTACACCAAGCTGGCCACCGCCGCCACCTTCCC CCACTTGAACGCCGTGGAGTTGGGAGCCGCATCCTTCTGGCTCCGGGTGGCTCTGGGGGCTGCGGTGACTGCTCTGGTAGGGTTCACGCTGTACCGCGTGCTAGCCAAGAACAAATGA
- the RHOT2 gene encoding mitochondrial Rho GTPase 2 isoform X6: protein MKRDVRILLLGEAQVGKTSLIMALVGEEFPEEVPPRAEEITIPADVTPEKVPTHIVDYSESEQTEDELQEEIAKIRTKWIPMVNGGVEKGSRIPIILVGNKSDLQVGSSMDVILPIMNQFSEIETCVECSAKNLKNISELFYYAQKAVLHPTAPLYDPEEKQKSCFGNPLAPQALEDVKMVVWKNTTDGVQDNGLTLNGFLFLNTLFIQRGRHETTWTILRRFGYDDELELTDDYLYPQFRLPPGCSTELNHLGYQFLQRLFEKHDKDQDGALSPTELQNFFSVFPCVPWGPELYNTVCTTDKGLLSLHGFLCQWTLVAYLDVRHCLECLGYLGYPILSEQDSQTQALTVTREKRIDLEKGQTQRNVFLCKVLGARGAGKSAFLQAFLGRSLAWQAQKENPGEPSLYTINTVQVNGQEKYLILYEVSADTKFGKPSDAACDVACFIYDLSDPRSFSYCATIYKQHYMDSQIPCVFVASKTDLPEASQQPGLSPAEFCYKHCLPPPFLFSCHGQGPPGTTVYTKLATAATFPHLNAVELGAASFWLRVALGAAVTALVGFTLYRVLAKNK, encoded by the exons ATGAAGCGGGACGTGCGCATCCTCCTGCTGGGGGAGG CCCAGGTGGGGAAGACATCTCTGATCATGGCTCTGGTGGGTGAGGAGTTCCCTGAAGAG GTGCCTCCTCGCGCAGAGGAGATCACGATCCCAGCTGATGTCACCCCCGAGAAGGTCCCCACGCACATAGTAGATTACTCAG AGTCGGAGCAGACTGAGGatgagctgcaggaggagatcGCTAag ATTCGCACAAAGTGGATCCCCATGGTGAACGGGGGAGTTGAAAAGGGCTCCAG GATCCCCATTATTTTAGTGGGAAACAAGTCTGACCTGCAGGTGGGAAGCTCCATGGATGTCATCCTGCCCATCATGAACCAGTTCTCAGAGATTGAGACCTGCGTGGAG TGCTCTGCCAAGAATCTCAAGAACATCTCTGAGCTTTTCTACTATGCCCAGAAAGCGGTGCTGCACCCCACTGCCCCCCTCTACGACCCAGAGGAGAAGCAG AAGTCCTGCTTTGGAAACCCACTGGCTCCCCAGGCCCTGGAGGACGTGAAGATGGTTGTGTGGAAGAACACCACAGACGGGGTGCAGGACAACGGCCTGACGTTGAACG GCTTCCTCTTCCTCAACACGCTCTTCATCCAGAGGGGCCGGCACGAGACCACCTGGACCATCCTTCGCCGCTTCGGGTACGACGACGAGCTGGAGCTGACGGATGACTATCTTTACCCACA GTTCCGCCTGCCTCCCGGCTGCTCCACGGAGCTCAACCACTTGGGCTACCAGTTCCTGCAGCGGCTGTTTGAGAAGCACGACAAG GACCAGGACGGAGCCCTCTCACCCACAGAGCTGCAGAACTTCTTCAGCGTCTTCCCCTGCGTGCCCTGGGGCCCTGAGCTCTACAACACGGTATGCACCACTGATAAAGGCCTGCTTTCCCTGCATGGATTCCTCTGCCAGTGGAC GCTCGTGGCTTACCTGGATGTGCGGCACTGCCTGGAGTGCCTGGGCTACCTGGGCTACCCCATCCTCTCGGAGCAGGACTCCCAGACACAAGCCCTCACGG TGACCCGGGAGAAGAGGATCGACCTGGAGAAAGGCCAGACCCAGAGAAACGTCTTCCTCTGCAAGGTGCTGGGAGCCAGGGGCGCAGGCAAGTCCGCCTTCCTGCAGGCCTTCCTCGGCAGGAGCCTCGCG TGGCAGGCCCAGAAGGAGAACCCAGGAGAGCCATCCCTCTACACGATCAACACGGTGCAGGTCAACGGCCAGGAGAAGTACCTTATA ctgtaTGAGGTCAGCGCCGACACGAAGTTCGGTAAGCCGTCGGACGCAGCCTGCGATGTCGCCTGCTTCATCTATGACCTGAGCGACCCCAGATCCTTCAGCTACTGTGCCACTATTTATAAG CAACACTACATGGACAGCCAGATCCCCTGCGTCTTCGTGgcctccaagacagacctgccagAAGCGAGTCAGCAGCCCGGGCTCTCCCCTGCCGAGTTCTGCTACAAGCACTGCCTCCCGCcacccttcctcttctcctgccaCGGCCAAGGCCCACCCGGCACCACCGTCTACACCAAGCTGGCCACCGCCGCCACCTTCCC CCACTTGAACGCCGTGGAGTTGGGAGCCGCATCCTTCTGGCTCCGGGTGGCTCTGGGGGCTGCGGTGACTGCTCTGGTAGGGTTCACGCTGTACCGCGTGCTAGCCAAGAACAAATGA